A window of Argopecten irradians isolate NY chromosome 1, Ai_NY, whole genome shotgun sequence contains these coding sequences:
- the LOC138310424 gene encoding beta-1,4-N-acetylgalactosaminyltransferase bre-4-like, translated as MFQRKDLPSVLFLALLIFIIVITLCQILVVHRHDQRGYHLSKNQQIVQKKRMYREMIGNYNFKRYKNIARIEVFRRKIKTVISTLSEHDSGMDIIANDKKDIAWSIHGEEKTITLCDPVPPNLVGSVQNCNTTCRLGSKQAVIPGGYWRPQACVSRHKVLIVIPFRDRRRHLTILLQNLVGMLQRQQLEFRILVAEQFGNATFNKGRLMNAAFLEAVKRFNFNCVIFHDVDLVPENDRNLYSCPWQPTHLSVAVDEMHYRLKYELLVGGVLAMTLEHFRLVNGYSNEYWGWGAEDDDMAYRILLSGLRIMRPSSVVARYRMLRHEKREPSAWSSRTKLLKSVNKRFQLDGLNNVPYRLVFSKEEPLFLHMMIDVGRPNEVGS; from the exons ATGTTCCAAAGGAAAGATTTGCCGTCCGTTTTGTTCCTCGCTCTTCTCATCTTCATCATCGTCATTACTCTGTGTCAGATTCTCGTCGTCCACCGACACGACCAGCGAGGATACCATCTGTCTAAAAACCAGCAGATCGTCCAAAAGAAGAGAATGTACCGCGAGATGATAGGAAACTataactttaaaagatacaaaaataTCGCCAGAATAGAAGTGTTTCGTCGTAAAATCAAAACTGTTATTTCTACGCTGAGTGAACATGATAGCGGTATGGATATAATAGCTAACGACAAGAAGGACATTGCCTGGAGTATCCATGGCGAGGAAAAAACCATCACCCTCTGTGACCCAGTTCCGCCAAACCTAG ttggaTCTGTCCAGAACTGTAACACGACCTGTCGTCTGGGGTCTAAGCAAGCTGTTATTCCGGGCGGGTACTGGAGGCCACAAGCCTGTGTTTCCCGACACAAGGTCCTGATTGTGATTCCATTCAGGGACCGCCGCCGTCATCTAACAATACTTCTACAGAATTTGGTCGGCATGCTTCAGCGTCAACAGTTAGAGTTCAGGATTTTAGTAGCGGAACAG TTCGGTAACGCAACTTTCAACAAAGGCCGTTTGATGAATGCTGCTTTCCTAGAGGCGGTGAAACGCTTTAACTTTAactgtgtgatatttcatgacGTCGATCTTGTACCAGAAAATGACAGAAACCTTTACTCCTGTCCATGGCAGCCTACTCACCTATCAGTGGCCGTAGATGAAATgcattacag GTTAAAGTACGAACTACTTGTTGGCGGAGTACTTGCAATGACGTTGGAGCACTTCCGGTTAGTAAATGGGTATTCTAACGAATACTGGGGCTGGGGTGCGGAGGACGACGACATGGCTTACAG aaTTTTGCTTTCCGGCTTACGGATAATGCGGCCATCGTCTGTTGTCGCTAGATACCGGATGCTACGTCATGAAAAACGAGAGCCATCAGCATGGAGCTCCAG GACAAAATTACTCAAAAGCGTGAACAAACGGTTCCAGTTGGATGGACTAAATAACGTGCCTTACAGACTTGTGTTCAGTAAAGAGGAGCCTCTATTTCTGCACATGATGATCGATGTCGGCCGACCAAATGAAGTCGGCTCCTAG
- the LOC138326441 gene encoding ribosome production factor 2 homolog, whose translation MVVQRVVKPKTQKGKRFLEGREPKITENTKTSIFVKGGNTSMIVTQAMKELCLLKKPNAVSYKRKNILRPFEDETPLEFFAKKSDAALFAFGCHSKKRPDNLILGRMFDFHILDMFELGIEDFKSMYQMQGAKCNTGSKPCLVFAGEAFDQDTEHKRLKNLFIDFFRGPVVSQLRLAGLEHVIQITALDGKILLRNYKIKMKKSGSKIPRVELEDMGPSLDLVIRRTKLASDDLFKRSLRQPKTAKPRKTKNISRNAFGSKLGRIHMDKQDLGKLQTRKMKGLKKPKGTKKTTAQSEETNGPSKAKRVKKSAD comes from the exons ATGGTCGTACAACGTGTTGT GAAACCTAAAACCCAGAAGGGCAAAAGGTTTTTAGAGGGAAGAGAACCAAAGATCACAGAAAACACAAAGACATCCATCTTtgtaaagggaggtaacactAGTATGATTGTCACTCAGGCTATGAAGGAATTG TGTCTACTCAAGAAGCCAAATGCGGTATCATACAAAAG aaaGAACATCTTAAGACCATTTGAAGATGAAACTCCACTT GAATTCTTTGCTAAAAAAAGTGATGCTGCCTTATTTGCATTTGGATGTCACTCCAAGAAGCGCCCTGACAATCTGATTTTAG GGCGTATGTTTGATTTCCACATTCTGGACATGTTTGAGCTGGGAATTGAAGATTTTAAGTCTATGTACCAGATGCAG GGAGCTAAGTGTAACACCGGTAGCAAGCCTTGTTTGGTATTTGCTGGTGAAGCGTTTGACCAGGACACTGAACACAAAAGATTGAAGAATCTGTTTATAG aTTTTTTCCGTGGCCCTGTGGTCAGCCAACTCCGACTTGCTGGCCTAGAACATGTGATACAGATCACTGCATTAGACGGGAAAATACTGCTTCGGAACTACAA AATCAAGATGAAAAAGTCGGGCAGTAAAATCCCCCGAGTAGAACTGGAGGACATGGGGCCATCCTTGGACCTAGTTATACGACGGACTAAACTGGCCTCTGATGATCTCTTCAAACGATCACTACGGCAACCTAAGACAGCCAAG CCTAGAAAAACCAAGAACATATCCCGCAATGCTTTTGGTTCCAAACTAGGCAGAATCCACATGGACAAACAGGACTTAGGGAAATTACAAACACGGAAAATGAAGGGACTCAAAAAGCCAAAAGGAACCAAAAAAACTACAGCACAGTCCGAGGAAACAAATGGACCATCTAAAGCCAAACGAGTGAAGAAATCAGCagattaa